The DNA sequence TGGGGCAGGAAAGCTTGTTGCGGAACCGCCATTGATCGGGATCAAAGTCGGCCGCCACGACGTCCATGCCCATGCGGGCCATGCACTCCGACAGGAAGAACGGTGCGGCGCCCAAGTCCAGGACCTTGCCTTGCAGGGCCCCCTGTTGCTCCAAAGTGCGCAACGTCACACGATGCCGCTGTGCATGCACGCGCACGTAATTCAGTAATTCGGGGTAGTACTCCGATTCCTTTTCGAGGAAGGCGAGAGTCTCATTGAACACGGCGTCGAGCGACGGATGCATAGCGTATATCTCAAATCAAAACGATGGCGTGCGTTAAGCGGCACGGGAGAAGAACAGCACGTCCTGCTTACTTTCCCGCAAATTAAGGGCAAATCCTTGAGCAATCAGGCGACCGATGACCCGGGTTACGGCTTCGTGGCCGACGATGTGCGGGTGCATTTCAATACACAGTTTCTTCAGCGAACCGAGGTCAAGTTTCTCGTTGGCGAGGTCCACTTCGGCCCCCTCAATGTCCATGATCAAGAACGAGGGTTGGATTGAATCAATCAACGATTGCAGCGCAACCGCGGGAATCGTGCGCGGTGTTCGGTCCTGCTCGCCCGGGCGGTCAAAACGGCTCGACACGACGAACTTCGGATCAATGAAGAATTCGCCTACGCCGCTTTCGAGGCCCACAAGCTTGATCTGCAGATGCGGCGCCACGTTGTTTAGGGCGAAGTTTTTCCGCAGCAGTGGCTCCATGGCGGGATTCGCTTCGAACGTGTGGACGCGGTGCGAGCCGACCTTACGGCAACAGAGGATGGTCACCACGCCC is a window from the Pirellulales bacterium genome containing:
- a CDS encoding FkbM family methyltransferase yields the protein MKRKPLEQFGKWLRYQVRKLVRPRVVNNGGLKLYLGEHANTSYARSIYRDSHEAEEREVVSRNLDENDTVLECGAGLGVVTILCCRKVGSHRVHTFEANPAMEPLLRKNFALNNVAPHLQIKLVGLESGVGEFFIDPKFVVSSRFDRPGEQDRTPRTIPAVALQSLIDSIQPSFLIMDIEGAEVDLANEKLDLGSLKKLCIEMHPHIVGHEAVTRVIGRLIAQGFALNLRESKQDVLFFSRAA